ACCCGGTTCGAGACCGCCCGGGAGGACGCGGGCGGCGGCATCTACATCCGGACCACCGCCGGCGACCCCCAGGGCGTCGACATCATCTTCCTCGACGCCGACGGCGCGGACCTGTCGCTGGGGGCGCAGCGCAAGCTGGAGCGGGTGTTCGGCCGCCAGGAGTTCCGCCGCGCCTTCCCCGGCGAGATCGCCCTGCTCTCCTATCCGGCCCGCACCCTGGAGACCTACACCCGCGACCTGCTCAGCCGGGTCGACCAGCGCGGCGTCCGCGAGGCGGAGCTGAAGATCGTGCTGGACTGCGCCGGGGGCACCGCGTCCCTGGTGCTTCCCACGCTGCTCGGCATGATGGGCGTGGACGTGCTGACCGTCAACAGCCGGCTGGACGAGGCCAACCCCACGGAGACGCTCGCCGAACGGATGCGCGACCTGCAGCGGCTCGGCGACCTGGTGTCCTCGTCCCGGGCCGCGTTCGGCGCCCGGTTCGACCCGGTGGGCGAGCGCCTGTCGATGGTCGACGAGAACGGCGAGCTGATCGGCGACGACCGGGCGCTGCTGGTGTTCCTGGACCTGGTGGCCGCCGAGCGGCGGGCCGGCCGGGTGGCGCTGCCGGTCACCACCACGCGGGTCGCCGAGAAGGTCTGCCGGTTCCACGGCGTCGAGGTGGACTGGACGTCGACCTCGCAGGACGTGCTGACCAAGGCGGCCGCCGCGCCCGGCACGGTCTTCGCCGGGGACGGCCGCGGCGGGTTCGTGTTCCCCGAGTTCAGCACCAACGTCGACGGCATCGCGGCGTTCGTCCGCCTGGTCGGACTGGTCGCCCGGACCCGGCTGACGCTCTCGCGGATCGACCGGCGCATCCCGGAGGCGCATCTGCTGCGCCGGTCGGTGCCGACGCCCTGGGCGGCCAAGGGCAGCGTGATGCGGCACGTCGTGGAGGCCGCGGGCGCACGGACCATCGACACCACCGACGGCGTGCGGGTCGTGGAGGCCGGCGGCTCCTGGGTGCTGGTGCTGCCCGACCCGGCCGAGGCCGTCACCCACCTGTGGGCCGAGGGCTCCGACAACGACGAGGCCCAGGCGCTCCTGGAGGAGTGGGCGGGTGTCGTGGAACGCGCGGGCTCCTGACCCCCCTCGACCGTCGTGACCCGACCGGCGACGCCCGTGCGACACGGGCGTCGCCGGTCCCCTCCGGTCGCGGGACGGCACTGAACCGGTCCAGTAGAGTCCCGGCATGCGTTCGCCGAATGACCGTCCGATCTTCGTCGTGGGCTGTCCCCGCTCGGGGACGACGCTCCTGCAGCTCATGCTGCACCGGCACCCGCGGATCGCCATCCCGCCGGAGACCCGGTTCCTCATCCCGGCGTACGAGTCCCGCGCGGAGTTCGGCGATCTGGCCGACCCGGCCAATCGGGAGCGGCTGGCCCGCTGGATCGTGGGGCGGAGACGGACCAGGTTCGACGACCTCGGGCTGGACGCCGAGGAGGTCGTCGAGGAGATCGTCGCGGGCCCCGGCACGCTGGGCTCGGCGCTGGGCATCGTGTTCCGCGCCTACTCCCGCAGGTTCGGCAAGGACCGGTGGGGCGACAAGCGGCCGGGCTACTTCCAGAACATCCCGGTGCTGGTCAGGCTGTTCCCCGACGCCCAGATCGTGCACCTGATCCGGGACGGGCGCGACTGCGTGGCCTCCCTCAAGGAGATGCCCTGGTACAAGCAGGACTCGTACCACGCGCTGGCCACCTGGATCGAGGCGGTGCGGGCGGGCCGGCGCGCGGCGCGCGTGCTCGGGCCCGACTCGTACCACGAGATCCGCTACGAGGACCTGATCGCCGACCCGGAGGCGCGGCTCACGGGCCTGTGCCGGTTCCTGGACGTCGAGTACCACGAGGAGATGGCCGAGCCGTCGGGTGTGGCGTCCGAGGCCGTCCCCAGCCGCAAGTCCTGGCACCACCGGACCCACGAGAAGGTCAGCGCGTCCCGTTCCGGGACGTGGGAACAGCGGCTGGAGCCCTGGGAGATCGCCCTGTGCGAGGCGGAGGCGGGCCCGTACCTGCGTTCACTGGGGTACGAGCCGTCGGAGGCGCGCCGGCCGTCGGCGGCCGAGCGCGCCAGGTTCCGGTCGGTGGCGACCAGGCGCACCCTCGCCGCCCGCAAGCGGCACCTGCGCGACCGCTGGCAGCGGCTGCACGAGCCGTCGCCGGTGGCGGCGCTGCTCACCTCGGGCCAGCGCGAGGCGGTCGAGCGGGACTGAGAACGCTCAGTCGGTCGGCCAGGCCGCGATCTCCGTGTCGCTGAGGGGGAGCAGGCACCACAGGGCGTCCTGGTGGGTGGCGCACAGCGGGATCCGCTCGTGCAGCCCGAAGGCGCGGAACAGCCCCTCCAGGTAGGGGCGCAGACCCACCAACGCCAGCGGGAGCCCGCGCCGCCCGCACTCCTGCGCGAGGCTCGAGAACGCCCGCAGCCCGCTGCCGTCGCAGAACACGATCCCGCCCATGTCGATGACCAGCGGCCGGCGCGCCAGGGCGACCAGCTCCATCAGCCGCGTGTACGCGTCCGGCGCGGTGTGGCAGTCGATCTCGCCGCAGAGCAGCGCCACGGTATGGCGCGGATGCTCCACGACGACCATGTCGACGGCGATGTCTGCCATGGCTGTCCTGTGGCGGTAGGCGAGTCACTTCGGTCCCGTGACTCCCCAGCATGGCGTGAACACCCTGGGTTGCCAAGGCCGGGCCGCGAGGCACCACCGGACCGTTATCGACGGTGCCCTCCGCCCGCCCACGGCGCATGAGGGCGGGCCTCGCGGGTACGCGGTGGTGACACCGACGAGGGGCACCGAGCGACGACGGAGGGGCAGATGACGCGGCACCGGACGGTCGGGGAGGAACGGGTGCGGGAGACCTCGGTGCCCGACACCGTGCGCTTGGGCGGCACGCTCCTGGTCCCGTGGCCGGGGCGGGGACGGGGGCACGGGCGCTCGCGCGCGGTCGCCTGGGCCCTCCGGCTGGGCGCCGATCGCCATGCCGTCCGGCTGATGGACCGGCTCCGCCGCCGCTACGGCCCGGGGCCGTTGAAGGTGAGGCTTCCCGGGCGGGGCGCGGTGCTGCTCCTTTCGCCCCGGGACGTGCGCCATGTCCTCGACGCCCGGCCGGGCCTGTTCCCCCCCTCGGTGGGGGACTCCGCGCACCCACGGCCCCACGGCACGGCGCTCCCGGTCGGGGCGGAGGACTGGGCGGACCGTCGCCGCGTCGACGAAGAGGTGCTGGACTCGCACCAGAAGCTCCACCGGTTCGGCGGCCGGTACATGCTCGTCGCGCAGGAGGAGACTTCGGGGCTCCTCGACCTGATCGGGTCCAAGGGCGGTCTGGACTGGACCGACTACGCGTCGGCCCATGGGAGGGTCGTGCGCCATATCGTGCTCGGCGAGGCCGCCCGCGACGACCAGATGCTCACCGCCCTGCTCGACCGTCTCGGCGTCGCCGCCAGTCCGCTGCGGCCGCGCGGGCGGCTCGCCGTGCGCGACACCTACCTGCGGCGCCTGCGGATGTACATCGAGCGCGCCGACCCGGGGAGCCTCGCCGGGGCCCTCGCCCGGACGCCGAGCCCGCCGGGCGCGGACCCCCTGGGACAGGTCACGCAGTGGCTGGCCGGCTTCGACGGCGCGGGCGTCGTCGCCTACCGCACGCTCGCGCTGCTGGCCGTCCACCCCGACGGCCTCGCCCGCGTCCACGCCGAACTCTCCGGGCTGCCCGGCTCGTCGCCGCCCAGCCCCGTCTCCGTGCCGTACCTGCGCGCGTGCGTGCTGGAGTCGGCGCGGCTGTGGCCCGTCGCGCCGGTCATCCTGCGGGAGGCGACCGCGGACACGCATTGGGGCGAGAGGACGCTGCCCGCGGGGTCGGTCTTCGCCATCGTGGGCTCCTTCTTCGGCCGCGATCGCCGAACGGTGCCCTACGCCGACCACTTCATGCCCGAGGCGTGGCTCGACGGCCGTGCGGCCGCCGACGGGGCGATCGTCCCCTTCGGGGGCGGCGCGGGACGCTGCCCGGGCGAGAACCTGGCGCTGCTGACCGCCACGACGTTCCTGGCCGACCTGCTGCGCGATCACGCCCCCCGTCTGCTGCGTCCCGCGACCCTGCATGCTCGACGTCCGCTGCCGTACGGCCTGGATCCGGCGACGATCCGGTTCCGCTTCGACCCGGTGCGCTGAGCGCGGACGGGTGTCAGCAGCGCTCACGGGGCCGCAGGCCGGTCGTGGCGGGCACCCGGTCGCGGTACGTCTCGACGAGGAAGTCGATGAGGCGTTCGACGTCCCGGACGTCGGAGACCAGGCCCAGCGAGACCCGGATCGCGCCGCCGCTCGGAAGCCCGAGCACCCGCAGGTACGCGTCGAGGGACAGCCCGTCTCCCCGTGCCGCGCCGCGCAGGGCCCGCTCGCTGATCGCGAAGGCGCCCTCGCCCGCCCCCGGGTTGCAGAAGCAGCCGGTGCGCAGCGAGATCCGGGCGGCGGCGGTGTCGCGGGCGACGACCCGCTCGTCCACGATCTCGCCGCGCGCGTCGAGCAGGTTGAACGCGATCGTCCCGCCGCGCCCGGCGGTCCCGGTGGGGCCGTAGACGAGGGTCATGGGGCGGCCGTCGGAGTGCCGCAGGGCGGCGAGCCGGTCGAGCATCAGCCCGGTGAGGGCGGTGACCCGCCGGTGGATCAGGTCGATGCCGATGTCCCGGATCCAGTCGAGCCCGAACCCCACGTCCGGGATGCCGTGGAAGTTGAGGGTGCCGTCCTCGAACGCCGACTCGTCGCCGGTCATCACGTGCCACCGGCCGAGGGCGCTGACCGCCTGGATCGTGCCGCCCGAGAACCAGGGGCGCCGCAGTCGGTCCAGCGCCTCCCGCCGGGCGATCAGACAGCCCACGCCGGTCGGGTAGCCGAACACCTTGTACCAGCTCACCGGGACGAAGTCGGGCCGCACCTCGCTCAGGTCCAGGCGGTTGGCGGGCACGAAGGCGGCGGCGTCCAGCATCACGTCGTAGCCGCGCTCGCGGGCCATGGACACCCACCGCAGCGGGTGCTGGACGCCGGTGAAGTTGCTCTGCGCCGGGAAGACCAGCAGCCCTCGCCGCCGACCCAGCGCGGCCAGCACCTCCGACTCCTCGGCCCGCAGGTCGGGCCGCCGCAGCGGGACGTAGCGGACCTGCGCCCCCGCGGCCCGGGCGAACTCCCGGATGCCGTTGACGGAGTTGTGGTTGTCGGCGGTGAGGACCAGCCGGGTGCCGCGACGGAACGGGTACGCCTCGCCGACCAGCCGGCACGCGCCGGTGGCGTTCGGCGTGAAGATCACCGCGTACTCGGCCGGGTCGGCGTTGAAGTGCTCCAGGACGGCCGTCCGGGTGCGCTCGACCAGGGCGGTGGCGGCGCTGGACGTGGGGTTCTCCGAGTGCGGGTTGCCGAAGCAGTCGCCGGTCAGCCGCTCGGCGTGGGCGCGGAGCTGGGCCCTGGCCGGGATGCCGGAGCCGGTGTAGTCGAGGTAGACGTGATCCTGCTCGTCGAGGTAGCCGTACTCGGCGGCGCGGAGCTCGTCCAGCCTCCCGGTGGCGGTGTAGGCCGGGTCGCTGCCCGGAAACGCTGCGAACGACGTGGTCATGACATCAGCCCCCGACAGAAAAAGACGCGACCTTATCTAAAAAGGTCGTCTTTCGCCTTACATCCTGCAAGGTGCCTAAAAGGCGATATTTATGTGATCGGTGCCGATGACCTGGGCCTCGGCCGTACGGTCCGGTGCGTCAGCACGACGCAGGCCCCGATAAGGAACAGTCCCGTAAAACCGACCAGAAAGACCCAATTCGCCCAGACGGGACGAGAGAACGTGTCGCCATAGGACGCGAGCAGCGGCGGCCCGAGGGGCGACGCGCCGCGCGCCCACAGGTCCTCCACGCGCAGGCTGTGGCCGAGCGCCTCGAACGCCCACCGATTCGACATGGCGTGGCTCAGCCACCGGCCCGCCGCGGCCATCACCGGCACGGGCAGGATCGCCCCCACGAAGAGCACCTGCGGGAAGCACAGCATCGGAAGGGCCATCGTCGCCTGCGCGGGATCCGTCACCGCCGCCGAGATCAGCAGACCCAGCGCCAGCGCCGCCACCGAGCACAGCAGCAGCGTGACGAACAGCTCCCCGTAGGCGCCCCCGTCGGCGGCAGGCAGCCGGTCGAGGGCCCGCAGCACGCCCAGCATCAGCGCGTCCACCATCGCCAGCAGCGGGACCAGCACCGCCGCCTTGGCCAGTACGTACGGACCGATCCGCAACCCCGCCAGGCGCTCCCGGCGCAGCACCGGCACCTCCGTGCAGATCTGCAGGAGCCCGTAGGTCAGCCCGAAGAAGAAGCCGCCGAAGGCGACCCAGAAAAGGATCATCACGGTCGCGGCCGGGCTGGGGGAGCCGGGGTCGAACGCCCCCGGCCGGAACAGCACGGCGAACATGGCCAGCACCATCAACGGCGACCCGGCCAGGATCGCCACCGTCAGCCGGTTGCGGGTCAGCAGGTCGAGGTTGCGGCGGGTCAGCAGCAGCCACTGTCGCGCCGCGCCGATGCCGGGCACCCCCGCGGCGGCCGCCGCCGGGATCGCCCCGGGCGCGGAGTCGGCGAACCGGAGCCCCCAGTCGTGCTCGGGCTCCTCCCCGGCAAGACGGGCGTACACGTCCTCGATGCCGTCGACGTCGAACCACTCGCGCGCCTCGGCGGGGGAGCCGTGGAAGGCCAGGGTCCCGTCCGGGGCGAGCACCGCCACCTCGTCGCACGACTTCACGTCGGGCGGGTTGTGGGTGGTGAGGACCACGGTGGTGCCGGTGTCGGCCAGCCCGCGCAGCAGCCGCATCAGCCCGGCCGCCGCGACCGGGTCCAGACCCGCGGTGGGCTCGTCGAGGAAGAGGACGTCGGGCCGGGTCAGCAACTCCACCGCGATGCTGGCCCGCTTGCGCTCGCCGCCGGACAGGGCGCCGACCCGCTGGCCGGCGCGCCCGTCGAGGGCCAGCGCCGCCAGCACCCGGTCGACCGCCTCCTCCGCCAGCGCGGGCGGCGTGCCGGCGGGGAGCCGCATCCGCGCCGCGTACCGCAGCGTGCGACGCAGCGGCAGGTCCCGGTGGACGATGTCGTCCTGGGGTACGTACCCGAGCGCCCCGCGCCCGCCCTCGTAGCGCACCCCGCCCTCGGACGGCGGCCGCACTCCGGCGATGGCCTCCAGGAGGGTGGTCTTGCCGGCCCCGCTGCCGCCGATGATGGCCACCAGCCGGCCGGTCCCGATCGTCAGCGACACCTCGCGAAGGACGCGCCGCCCGCCCGCCACCTGCTGCCCGACATCCCGGACCTCGATCACACCGCCATCGTCCCCGCCCCCGGGCGCGGGTATCCGGGGGACGGGGGTGACGGAAGTGGCCGGATGTGGCCTGTCATGGCCCGATGCGCCGGCGGGGACGGCGGTCCGGGCCTGCTTGTGATCTACATCGTAAAGGGCGTGGCCGGTCGCACCCGCAGCACCCGGGCGGCCCAGCCCGGCAGCCACCAGTTCCACCGGCCCAGCGCGGCCACCACCGCCGGCACCAGCAGCGCCCGGATGATCGTCGCGTCCAGCAGGATCCCCAGCCCCAACCCGGTGGCGAAGATCTTCACCTCGATGATCGGGGCCGCCGCCAGCGAGGCGAACGCCAGGAACAGGATCAGCGCCGCGCTGGTCACCAGCCGCCCGGTCCGCCCGATGCCCTCCACGACGGCGGTCTCGGTGCACCCCGTGCGGTCGTACTCCTCACGGATCCTCGCCAGGATGAACACCTCGTAGTCCATCGACAGGCCGTACAGGAACGCGAAGACCATCACCGGGATGAACGTGGCGATCGACCCCGTCGCCGAGATGCCCCACAGTTGCTCGCCGCCGTACCCGTACTGCCACACCAGCACGGTCGCGCCCAGCACGGAGGCCAGCGACAGCAGGTTGAGCAGCACCGCCTTCAACGGCAGCAGCAGGGATCGGAACGCCCGGGCCAGCAGGACGAACGTCAGCAGCGCGACGAGCGCCAGCATCAGCGGGAAGGTCCCGTAGACCTGATCGATGAAGTCCAGGTCGGCCGCCGCCTCGCCGCCCACGCGCGCCCCGGCCGGCACGACGTCGCGGATCGCCGTGACGGTGTCCTTGCCCGGGCCCGTGCCGCCCTCGTCGACCGGCAGCACCGTGATCAGCGCCGTCCCGTCCCGCCGGCGGCCGGGCCCGTCCGCCGCGACCACGGTGCGCACCCCCGGCACCCGCGCCAGCCGTGCCGCCACGGGCCGGGGATCGACGCCCTGCGGAACGAGCACGTCCACCGGCGTCAGCACGCCCGACGGGATCCCCGCGCGGTCCAGGGCGGACAGACCCTCGTAGGCGGGCCCCCGCTTGGCGAGCGCGTCGCTGCCCGCCTCGCCGAGGTTCAGCCCCAGCGCGGCCACGGCCAGCGCGCCGAGCAGCGACAGCGACACGGCGATGGCCGCCCACCGCCACCGGATCACCCGGCGGGTCCACGCCGTCCAGGCCCGCCCGGCGTCCGGCGACACCCGTCGCAGGCCGCGCCGGTCCAACCGGGGCCCGGCGGTCGCCAGGATCACCGGCAGCAGCGTCAACGTCGCCAGCGCGCTCACCGTCGGGATGATCATCCCCCCGTACGCGATGCTGCGCAGGAAGTCCACCGGCAGCACCAGCATCACCACCAGGCCGATCGCCACCGCCACCGCGCTGGAGACCACCGCGCGCCCGGCCGTCGCCATCGCCCGCCGCACCGCCTCGTCCCCCCGGTGGCCGTGGGCGACCTCCTCCCGCCAGCG
The DNA window shown above is from Thermomonospora umbrina and carries:
- a CDS encoding sulfotransferase family protein, with product MRSPNDRPIFVVGCPRSGTTLLQLMLHRHPRIAIPPETRFLIPAYESRAEFGDLADPANRERLARWIVGRRRTRFDDLGLDAEEVVEEIVAGPGTLGSALGIVFRAYSRRFGKDRWGDKRPGYFQNIPVLVRLFPDAQIVHLIRDGRDCVASLKEMPWYKQDSYHALATWIEAVRAGRRAARVLGPDSYHEIRYEDLIADPEARLTGLCRFLDVEYHEEMAEPSGVASEAVPSRKSWHHRTHEKVSASRSGTWEQRLEPWEIALCEAEAGPYLRSLGYEPSEARRPSAAERARFRSVATRRTLAARKRHLRDRWQRLHEPSPVAALLTSGQREAVERD
- a CDS encoding STAS domain-containing protein translates to MADIAVDMVVVEHPRHTVALLCGEIDCHTAPDAYTRLMELVALARRPLVIDMGGIVFCDGSGLRAFSSLAQECGRRGLPLALVGLRPYLEGLFRAFGLHERIPLCATHQDALWCLLPLSDTEIAAWPTD
- a CDS encoding cytochrome P450, with product MTRHRTVGEERVRETSVPDTVRLGGTLLVPWPGRGRGHGRSRAVAWALRLGADRHAVRLMDRLRRRYGPGPLKVRLPGRGAVLLLSPRDVRHVLDARPGLFPPSVGDSAHPRPHGTALPVGAEDWADRRRVDEEVLDSHQKLHRFGGRYMLVAQEETSGLLDLIGSKGGLDWTDYASAHGRVVRHIVLGEAARDDQMLTALLDRLGVAASPLRPRGRLAVRDTYLRRLRMYIERADPGSLAGALARTPSPPGADPLGQVTQWLAGFDGAGVVAYRTLALLAVHPDGLARVHAELSGLPGSSPPSPVSVPYLRACVLESARLWPVAPVILREATADTHWGERTLPAGSVFAIVGSFFGRDRRTVPYADHFMPEAWLDGRAAADGAIVPFGGGAGRCPGENLALLTATTFLADLLRDHAPRLLRPATLHARRPLPYGLDPATIRFRFDPVR
- a CDS encoding aminotransferase class V-fold PLP-dependent enzyme, which encodes MTTSFAAFPGSDPAYTATGRLDELRAAEYGYLDEQDHVYLDYTGSGIPARAQLRAHAERLTGDCFGNPHSENPTSSAATALVERTRTAVLEHFNADPAEYAVIFTPNATGACRLVGEAYPFRRGTRLVLTADNHNSVNGIREFARAAGAQVRYVPLRRPDLRAEESEVLAALGRRRGLLVFPAQSNFTGVQHPLRWVSMARERGYDVMLDAAAFVPANRLDLSEVRPDFVPVSWYKVFGYPTGVGCLIARREALDRLRRPWFSGGTIQAVSALGRWHVMTGDESAFEDGTLNFHGIPDVGFGLDWIRDIGIDLIHRRVTALTGLMLDRLAALRHSDGRPMTLVYGPTGTAGRGGTIAFNLLDARGEIVDERVVARDTAAARISLRTGCFCNPGAGEGAFAISERALRGAARGDGLSLDAYLRVLGLPSGGAIRVSLGLVSDVRDVERLIDFLVETYRDRVPATTGLRPRERC
- a CDS encoding ATP-binding cassette domain-containing protein; this translates as MIEVRDVGQQVAGGRRVLREVSLTIGTGRLVAIIGGSGAGKTTLLEAIAGVRPPSEGGVRYEGGRGALGYVPQDDIVHRDLPLRRTLRYAARMRLPAGTPPALAEEAVDRVLAALALDGRAGQRVGALSGGERKRASIAVELLTRPDVLFLDEPTAGLDPVAAAGLMRLLRGLADTGTTVVLTTHNPPDVKSCDEVAVLAPDGTLAFHGSPAEAREWFDVDGIEDVYARLAGEEPEHDWGLRFADSAPGAIPAAAAAGVPGIGAARQWLLLTRRNLDLLTRNRLTVAILAGSPLMVLAMFAVLFRPGAFDPGSPSPAATVMILFWVAFGGFFFGLTYGLLQICTEVPVLRRERLAGLRIGPYVLAKAAVLVPLLAMVDALMLGVLRALDRLPAADGGAYGELFVTLLLCSVAALALGLLISAAVTDPAQATMALPMLCFPQVLFVGAILPVPVMAAAGRWLSHAMSNRWAFEALGHSLRVEDLWARGASPLGPPLLASYGDTFSRPVWANWVFLVGFTGLFLIGACVVLTHRTVRPRPRSSAPIT
- a CDS encoding MMPL family transporter — protein: MDAFSRFVLRHKLLIGLLWLTATLAGAVAVTQVTDRLTEDFSPPGSPARDANTAIARLYGTGGEDKPLVPVVTLPSGARVDDPAVRRALARAFEAGAERVDGLAASYADTADRRFVGEDGRTTFGLVFPRAAAGGDAEEAPDVTAPLTEAMRAELPPGSTLRVTGMDALEEGAGSEGPSVLVETVIGGVGALVVLAFVFGSPLALVPLGVAVVSILTSFLAVYGITGVTEVNFMVQFVVALIGLGVAIDYSLLLVTRWREEVAHGHRGDEAVRRAMATAGRAVVSSAVAVAIGLVVMLVLPVDFLRSIAYGGMIIPTVSALATLTLLPVILATAGPRLDRRGLRRVSPDAGRAWTAWTRRVIRWRWAAIAVSLSLLGALAVAALGLNLGEAGSDALAKRGPAYEGLSALDRAGIPSGVLTPVDVLVPQGVDPRPVAARLARVPGVRTVVAADGPGRRRDGTALITVLPVDEGGTGPGKDTVTAIRDVVPAGARVGGEAAADLDFIDQVYGTFPLMLALVALLTFVLLARAFRSLLLPLKAVLLNLLSLASVLGATVLVWQYGYGGEQLWGISATGSIATFIPVMVFAFLYGLSMDYEVFILARIREEYDRTGCTETAVVEGIGRTGRLVTSAALILFLAFASLAAAPIIEVKIFATGLGLGILLDATIIRALLVPAVVAALGRWNWWLPGWAARVLRVRPATPFTM